ATGCATCTCTTAAGGCATTTCCTAACAACATAAAAGCCATAACCAAACTCATAATTGCAATTCCTGGAATTAATGCTAAATAGGGTTTTCCTAATATAATGTAGTTGTAGTGATTTTTAATTATTGCTCCCCAAGATGGTGTTGGTGGTTGTGCACCAATTCCTAAAAAGCTTAATCCACTTTCTATTAAAATTGCTGCGGCAAAGTTAGCAGCAGAGATAACAATAATAGGCGCCATGATATTAGGAAGAATATGCTTGAAAATAATTCTAAGGTTAGAAAAGCCTAAAGCTTTAGCTGCTTCTACATATTGTTCTTGTTTTGCGCTAATTACTTGCCCACGAACTATTCTAGCAACTTCAACCCACATGGTTAAACCTACAGCAATAAAAACTTGCCAATAACCTTTTCCCATGACTAATATAAAGGCAACTACTAAAAGTAATGTTGGAATAGACCATGTCACATTAATAAACCACATAATAAATGCGTCTATTTTTTTGCCATAGTAACCCGCAATTGCACCAATTGGTATTCCTATGATCAAAGAGATAAAAACAGCGATAAAACCGATGAAAAATGATATTCTAGTACCTATAAGTAATCTACTTAATAAGTCTCTTCCATACTTATCTGTTCCAAATACAAAAGTACTTTTACTAATAAACTTTTTAGGCTCGTTATTAAAGATAGATAAAGGATAAGATTTAGGAAGTTGATCAGCGTATTTTATTACTTCTAAAATATTATTTTGTACAGAATATGATAAAATAGGTAATTCTTTAAAATCATTTTTTTTTCCTTCTATTAATGTGGTATATAAAGATGTTTTTTCTTGTTGTTGATTAGGAATTTTAAGCATTAATACATTAAAACCAGGAGGTTTTGAATGAATTTCTAAATGCATTTGATTAGCTGAATTAGAATTATCTGGAGCTAAAACATAGCAAAATATAGCTATTAATCCGCAGAGAACGATGTAGCTAAAACTAAAAACACCCAGTTTATTTTTTTTGAATTTTCTAAGGGCAAGCTGATGTAAAGAATTCGAATTACTTTTCATCAGTATTTGTTTTCAAATTGGTAATATCTAAGCTAGAAGGGTTTTCATAAACTTCTAAATCAAAGAAAGAAACACTAGCGAAAATATGGTCAAAAATATCGGCCATAATTCGCTCATAAACAATCCATTCTTTTTCACTACTAAAAGCATAAATTTCTAAAGGAACTCCATTGGAAGTAGGAGATAACTGTCTACTCATAAAGAGTAAATCCTGGTTTATTTTCGGATGATTTTTTAAGTACATGTCAATATACTTTCTAAACATACCGAAATTCGTTAAGTTTCTTCCGTTAATAAGTAACGACTTGTCTATATTATTAGATGTATTATAAAGATGTACTTCATCTGATTTTTCCGTAACATAATCTTTAATTAGTTCAATCTTTTTGAAGTGTTCAATTTCGTGGTCAGAAAGAAAATGAATACTGTTAATCTTAATTTGAATAGCTCTTTTTATTCGTCTTCCACCAGAGTGATTCATTGCTCTCCAGTTTTTAAAAGAATCAGAAATTAAAGAATAGGTAGGAATACTAGTAATGGTATTATCAAAATTCTTTACAATTACTGAAGTTAAATTAATTTCAATAACATTTCCATCAGCGCCAAACTTTTCCATAGTAATCCAATCTTGCAAACGAACAGTATCGTAAACTGAAATTTGAATACTAGCCACAAAACCTAAAATAGTGTCTTTAAAAATTAAAAGTAATACTGCAGAAAAAGCACCCAGAGCAGTAAAGAAACGCAATAAAGGTTTACCCGTAACTATTGAAAAAGAAACTACAAAAGCAATAATCCATAAGAGAATCATAAAGATTTGCACATAACTTTCTAAAGGTTTGTCTTTAAAAGCAGGTAAAGTGCGTAAAAAATCTTTTATACTTTGAAGTATACTTTTAACCAAGGAAACAAAACTTAATACAATTAAAAGATTAACAAATCGCTTTGCATACTCCAAGAAATGAGGGAAATCAATTAATATAAAAGCTAAACTTCCGTAAGTGATAATTAACACTAGCACACGAGCTAAGTTTAAAAAGAATGAATTCTTAATAAGTATATTGTCAAACTCAGTTTTAGTTTTATTAGCTAATTTTTTTAAGAATTTACTTCCATAATACCTCAATATTTTAAATATTAAATATCCTAATATTGCTATAGTCAATAAATTAAAAAATACGTTGAAGTATGTTGCTAAGTTATGATTAACGTCTAGTTTGTCTCTTAAAAAATTATAAAAAAATCGATTCACCCCTTCTTATGATTTTAAATATCTTGAATTTCTTCCCCAATGCCTAAATTAAATCTTTTTCTGAAAAAATATACTGCAAGATAGAGTAAAGGTGTATCTAAAGCGGCAATTATAATTTTAAAAATAACTCCGCTTATTAATAACCCTAAGAATTTATCCCAAATGATAATTTCAAAAGAGCAAAGCAGTACTAATACAGTTAATGTATCAATAAATTGAGATGTAAAGGTTGAAAAATTATTTCTTAGCCATAAATATTTTCCCTTGGTTAAGTTTTTCCAAAAGTGATAAACCCTGATATCTATAAATTGAGCAAATAAATAGGCAAGCATAGAAGCTACAACTGCTAAAGGAGCAGCTCCAAAAACTAGGTTATAGGTTTCATCATTTACAGGTGACCAAACAGTGGCTGGTGCAGCTTTACCTGCATAAATTATTAGTAAAGAGAAAAGAGAAGCGAAAATTCCAGCAACAACAACTTGGTTTGCTTTTTTTTTACCATAAATTTCAGATAAAATATCTGTAATTAAAAAAGTAACTGGATATGGTAATAAACCTACAGAGATTTCAAATAATTTTACACCAAAAACTTCCAAATCGACAGGATACCAATAGAAAAATTTTTGAAAAATTAAATTTGAAGCTACTAATGAAGCAATAAACAAGGCCGCTAAAACTAGAAAAATATTTTGAGCAAGTAGTTTGTTTTTCTCAGTCATATAGCGAAAATAACAAAATTAAAATTGATTATGTTTGCATTATAAAACAAATGACAAAAAGAAGTTTATGAAGGCATATGTTTTTCCTGGACAAGGAGCACAGTTTACAGGAATGGGATTAGATTTATATGAAAAATCACCTATCGCTCAAGAGCTTTTCGAAAAAGCAAATTCTATTTTAGGTTTTAGTATTACCGACGTAATGTTTGAAGGTAGTGCTGATGAATTAAAACAAACGAAAGTAACTCAACCAGCCATATTTTTACACTCAGTTATTCTAGCTAAAGTATTAGGAGAAGAATTTAAACCAGATATGGTTGCAGGACATTCTTTAGGAGAATTATCTGCTTTAGTTGCAAATGGTGTTTTATCTTTTGAAAATGGTTTAACATTAGTTTCTAAAAGAGCTTTAGCTATGCAAAAAGCTTGTGAAGCTCAAGAATCTACTATGGCAGCTGTTTTAGGTTTAGAAGACGCAGTTGTAGAAGAAACTTGTAATGCTATTGATGGAGTAGTAGTAGCAGCAAATTATAATTGTCCTGGACAGTTAGTAATTTCTGGAGAAATTGAAGCGATTAATAAAGCTTGTGAGGTTTTAAAAGAAAAAGGAGCGAAGAGAGCTTTAGTATTACCAGTTGGTGGAGCTTTTCATTCGCCATTAATGGAACCAGCTAGAGAAGAGTTAGCAAAGGCTATTGAAGAAACTACTTTCAATACGCCAAATTGCCCAGTATATCAAAACGTAGCAGCAAAAGCGATTACAGATCCTAATGAGATTAAAGAAAATTTAATTGCGCAATTGACTGCGCCTGTAAAATGGACACAATGTGTGCAAGCAATGATTGCTGATGGAGCAACTGAAGTGATAGAAGTTGGTCCTGGAAAAGTTTTACAAGGTTTAATGCGTAAGATTGATAGAAGTGTAGCTGCTAGTGGAGCAAGCTTCGGAGAAGAATAAAAATAAGGCTGATTAAAATTTAATTTACGTCAACCTGAACTTGTTTCAGGTTCTCATTATAATCGTATGATTACTTTTAAGTGAGATTCTGAAATAAATTCAGAATGACGATTTAAACTAATTTTAATCAGCCTTTTTATTGTTACTGTTTTACTTTTTCTTGAAGTTTATTTAAAAGTACAGGTTCTCCAAAACCTAATTCTTTCATTCTTTTCAGTTGTGTTTCAGCATCTCCAACAACTAACCAAATCATTTTATTAGGATCTACATATTGATTTGCTAATTCTTGAATTCTAAGAATAGTCATTTCAGAAACTATTTTTTCTCTATCCTTCATATAATTGTTAGCTAAGTTATATGTACTTATGTTTTCTAACATTCTTAGTTTAGCACCCGTAGTTTCAAAAGCTCTAGCATTACTTTTAATCAAGAAACCTTTAGTTGTTGCTAAATCTTTTTCAGAATAATTCTTCGCATAGTTTTCTAGAATTTGCTTTACTAATTGAGAAGCTTCTAAAGTAACATTACTACGCACTCCACTACCAATAGTAAATGCACCTTTATCTTTTCCTCCAGAAAAACCTGATCTTACTCCGTAAGTATATCCTTTTCCTTCTCGTAATTGTTGTGTTAATTGAGAAGCAAATCCACCACCGCCTAAAATATAATTCATAACAGTAGCAGGATAATAATCCGCATCATTAAAAGCTAATGCTGGTGCTCCAAAACGTAATTGAGATTGCTTAGCATTTGGAATATCATAAAAATATACTGTCGATTTTTCAGGAGCTTCAGGAGTTTTAAAACTAGGAATAGTTACTTCTTTAGCCATCCATTTTTTGTCAAGTTCTTGTAAAGAAGCCATAATATTTTCTTTATCAATATCACCAACTACATGCATTGTTGTTATTGAAGGAGAAAAGAAATTATTGTAATAGGCTTTTAAATCATCGATTGTAATAGATTCAACAGATTTTATGTCACCTAATATATTTTTAGAGCGAATATTATCTTTTCCATAAATAAGTACATTATATTGATTAGAAGCTATTGAAGTCGGACTAGCTTCTTGTGATCTTAAATTTGTAATTGCACCTTTTTTTAATAACTCGAATTCAGCTTCATCCCATCTAGGTTCTAAAAGCATTTCTTGAACTAAAGCTAATGTTTGTTTGTAATTACGTTTTAGTGTATTACCAAAAACACGAATATTATTTTTAGTTGCAAAAATACTTACAGATGCTCCTAATTGAGCTAACTCATCTTCTAACTGACTTACATCTTTATTTTTAGTTCCTTTTTCTAATAAACTAGCTGTTAAATTTGCAACACCTAATTTATCCATGTTTTCAAGTAATTGTCCACCTTCAATAACGAAATTGAATTGTACTAATGGAACTTCATCACTTTGAATTCCAAATACTTTTAAACCGTTTTTTAATTCATCTTTCCAAACATTTGGAGTTTTTGATTCTGGAGCTTTTCCATATGGAGGCTCAACAGAACGATCAAAAGATGAAGGTGTTTTTTCATAAGTTGCTGCTATTGATGAATCGAATGATTCTTCTGCACCTGTAACTATTTTTTCCTCAATTACATTTGCTTCTACCGAGTTTGATAAAGCTAATTCTTGTTGAGTTTTTGGAACAAAACTAGTAGCGATATAGTTTTTGTCTTTTATATATTTGTTGTAAGCAGTCATTACATCTGTAGTAGTAACTGCTAATGTTTCATTTAATTCTTTAGTAACATAACCAGGATTTCCAGTATATGTATTGTAAGAAGCTAAACGAGAACCTTTACCAAGAACGCTAGATAAACTGTTATAAAAATCTGTTTCTAAACCAGCTTTAATACGATCTAAATCTTTTTGAGGAATTCCGTTTTTTTCAAAATCAACAAATGCTGTATAAATCCCTTTTTGAACTTCATCTAATTTTGTGTTAGAGAAAGCTCTAACGATCAATTGAGTTTGGCCTGCAATTTCAGAATTGAAATTAAACATTGTTGTGCCTGATGTTAATTTTAAATCATCTACCAAAACTTTATTTAAAGGAGCTTTTTTTCCATTACTTAAATATTCTGCTAAAATATCTAAAGCATATGCATCTTCATGATATTGTTCTACAGTTGGCCATGTTAATGTTAATTCTGGTAAACGAGCAAAATTATCTTCATAAACTATGTGTTTAGTTTCTTTAACAATTCCAGGTCTTTTTTGAATCGGAGCAATTGTTTCACCTTTAGGAATTTCATCAAAATATTTATGAACCCATTCTTTAGCTTGAGTAACATCTAAATCACCAGATAAAACTAAGGTAGCATTGTTAGGAACATACCATTTTTTAAAGAAGTTTTTTACATCTTGTAAAGTAGCATTTTGTAAATCTTCTAAAGAACCAATTACTTGCCAATTGTATGGATGATCTTTTGGATACAGATTCTTTCCAATTACATATTGTCTATGTCCATATGGTCTATTATCAACACTTTGTCTTTTTTCATTTTTTACAACTTGTTTTTCTTTCGCTAAAACAGGATCTGTAACTGTATTTATAAACCAACCTAATTTATCAGCTTCTGCCCAAATCATTTTTTCTAAAGCATCGCTTGGAACAGTTTGTAAATAATTTGTTCTATCTCTTGAAGTAGATCCATTAGCACCAGAACCACCAATTCGTGCGCTCATTTTATCAAGTCCACCTTTACCCAAATTTTCCGATTCTAAGAATAATAAGTGTTCAAAAAGATGAGCAAAACCAGTTCTACCTTCTATTTCTCTTGCAGAACCCACATGAACCATAAGTTCTACAGCCACAACAGGGTCTGATTTATCAACATGAAAAATAACATCTAAACCATTGTCTAATGTGATTTTTTCATAATCTATTTTTAAATCTACTTTTTTGGATTCTTGTTCAGAAGAAGTACATCCTATTAAAATACAAAATAGGAGTCCAAAAGTTAAGTTTTTTATCATGGTTATATCTCTAAATTAGGCTTTAAAGATACTAAATGAAGAAATAGTTAAATTCCCTAAAGTTTGTTAAAATAAAAAAGACGATTTATCATAATCGTCTTTTTACACTATAAAACTTTAATTAAATGAACTTTTTAAAGGGTTCATCTACTTCAGTATTTGCAATATGATTTACGTAATTACTTATTACTTTTTGAGAAAGTCCCAAGATAATTTCTAAAACATGTCTTTCTGTATAACCAGCTTCATAAAATTTATCTAACTCTGGTTTAGAAATATTTCCTCTGTTTCTTAAGATAATAAGCGTTGTATCGTATAATGCTTGTAACTTAGCATTTGGCATAGCACTTTTATTTCTTAACGCATCAATTAGTTCAGGATTGACTTTCATCATATGTGCAATAGCAGTATGTGCCGGAACACAATAATGACATTCGTGCTCTACATTAATAGTTTGCCAAACTACAGTTAATTCTTCAGCGTCAAAAGCTGTTTGTGTAGAGAATAAATGATGTAATGTTTTATATCCTTCTAAAATAGCTGGAGATTCTGCTAATACACCATGTAAGTTTGGTAACATACCAAATGCTTTTACAGATTCTTCTAATTGTCCTTTACTTTTTTCAGGAGCTGTTTCGATAGTGTGAACAGTTAATGTACTCATATTAAAATTGATTTTAATAACTAAACAATCGGTTAGTTATTGATTAAAAAAATTATTTTTTACTAAATATGTTTTCTATAAAAATATGTAATTGTGGTTTGTTAAATACTCTAGAAGCTGAAGATAAACCGAACATAGAAACAATATAATAATCTGACTGTTCTTGAATTTGAACTTCGGAAAAGCCAGCTTCTTGTCGAACATTATTTTCAAATAAACTTCTTATTTCTTTAGTGAAGTTTGATAATTGATTTTTAATAACAGGATCAGAATCTTCGTTTAATTCATTAGCAGCATTGGTAACTAAACATCCTTTTATAAAGTCATTATTATCTTTTGCAAATTCTAAAAAATCATAGAAATATTCTTTTATTCCTACGATACCATTATTTGAATCTTTTAATTTATCTGTAATAGCTAAAAGCTTTTTTCTATAAGATTTCACACACTCTAAGAAAACACCTTTCTTACTTCCGAAACTAGAATAAATAGAAAATTTATTAATGCCCATTTGTTGCTCAAGCATGTGCATAGAAGTAGTTTCGTAACCATTTTTCCAAAACAGTTCCATTGCTTTATCGATTACTTCAGATTCTATGTATTCTTTTTTTCGTGCCATATACTTTACAAAACTAAACAATTGGTTAGAAATAAAAAGCTAGTTAACAAAAGTTTAATAATTTCTCTAAATTTTAAGATTGAGTATTCTGCCATTTCCAAGCAGATAACAGAGCTTCTTCTAAACTTTTTTCTGTTTTCCAATTCAGTTTTTCGTTAGCAATATTTGTGTCGGCATAAGCAGCTGTAATATCTCCAGCTCTACGTTCAACTATTTTATAGTTTAAATTTTGATTGGTAGCTTTCTCAAAAGCTTTAACAATTTCTAAAACAGAACTACCTTTTCCTGTTCCTACATTAAAGACTTCAAAAGCTGTTTCGTTTTTCTGATGTAGTAAACGATTTAAAGCAGCAATATGTGCTTTGGCTAAATCAACGACATGGATATAATCGCGAATGGCAGTTCCATCAGGAGTATCGTAATCATCACCAAAAATTGACAATTGTTCTCTAATTCCAGCAGCAGTTTGTGTTACGTATGGAATTAAATTTTGAGGAACACCTAAAGGAAGTTCTCCAATTTTAGCACTTTCATGAGCACCAATCGGATTGAAATATCGTAAAGCAATGGCATTTAAGCCATTTGCTTTACAACTATCTTGTATAATTTCTTCTCCAATTTGTTTAGTATTTCCGTAAGGAGATTCTGCTGGTTTAATTGGAGCATTTTCAGTTATTGGTAATTCATCTGCTTGTCCATACACTGTACAAGAAGAACTAAAAATGAAATTATTTAACTTTCTATCTCTCATTTCCTGAAGAATGTATACCAAACTACCAATATTATTCTCGTAATAATCTAAAGGTTTTTGTACACTTTCTCCAACTGCTTTAAATGCAGCAAAATGGATAATACCATCAACATGGTTATTTTCAAAAAAAGAAGTTACTTGTGCTTTACTTTTTAGATCTAGTTGAAAAAATTCAGGAACTTTACCTGTGATTTTTCCAATATTTTCTAATACTTCTATTCTGGCATTCGATAAATCATCGATTATAATAACATCAAAGCCTGAATTTTGTAATTCAACAGCAGTATGGGAACCTATAAATCCTAAACCACCAGTAACAAGAATCTTTTTCATTTTATTTTAGAAAATCGTTTACAGTTTTTGTGATGAACGCTAATTGTTCTTCATCTAATTCTGTATGCATAGGAAGCGAAATAACGGTGTCTATCAATTTATTTGTTACCGAGAAATCATCTTCATTATAACGTTCGTCTGCATAAGCTTTTTGCTTGTGTAATGGAACAGGATAGTAAATTGCATTTGGAATATTGTTATCTAACAAATGCTGATGTAATTCATTTCTTTTTCCATTGGTAATTTGTAAAGTATATTGATGAAAAACATGACAATCGCATGTATCACATATATTTCCACAAGATGAAGAAGTAGGAGTGATGATATTTTCATTACTAGCAAACGCATTGTTATAATATCTAGCAGCATCTCTCCTTGCGTTGCAATACGCATCTAAATTTGGAAGTTTAGCTTTTAAAACGGCTGCTTGAATACTATCTAAACGAGAGTTTACTCCAACTACATCATGATAATAACGTTTGTACATTCCATGATTTACA
This genomic stretch from Tenacibaculum jejuense harbors:
- a CDS encoding mechanosensitive ion channel family protein; translation: MTIAILGYLIFKILRYYGSKFLKKLANKTKTEFDNILIKNSFFLNLARVLVLIITYGSLAFILIDFPHFLEYAKRFVNLLIVLSFVSLVKSILQSIKDFLRTLPAFKDKPLESYVQIFMILLWIIAFVVSFSIVTGKPLLRFFTALGAFSAVLLLIFKDTILGFVASIQISVYDTVRLQDWITMEKFGADGNVIEINLTSVIVKNFDNTITSIPTYSLISDSFKNWRAMNHSGGRRIKRAIQIKINSIHFLSDHEIEHFKKIELIKDYVTEKSDEVHLYNTSNNIDKSLLINGRNLTNFGMFRKYIDMYLKNHPKINQDLLFMSRQLSPTSNGVPLEIYAFSSEKEWIVYERIMADIFDHIFASVSFFDLEVYENPSSLDITNLKTNTDEK
- a CDS encoding ABC transporter permease encodes the protein MKSNSNSLHQLALRKFKKNKLGVFSFSYIVLCGLIAIFCYVLAPDNSNSANQMHLEIHSKPPGFNVLMLKIPNQQQEKTSLYTTLIEGKKNDFKELPILSYSVQNNILEVIKYADQLPKSYPLSIFNNEPKKFISKSTFVFGTDKYGRDLLSRLLIGTRISFFIGFIAVFISLIIGIPIGAIAGYYGKKIDAFIMWFINVTWSIPTLLLVVAFILVMGKGYWQVFIAVGLTMWVEVARIVRGQVISAKQEQYVEAAKALGFSNLRIIFKHILPNIMAPIIVISAANFAAAILIESGLSFLGIGAQPPTPSWGAIIKNHYNYIILGKPYLALIPGIAIMSLVMAFMLLGNALRDALDVKS
- a CDS encoding queuosine precursor transporter, giving the protein MTEKNKLLAQNIFLVLAALFIASLVASNLIFQKFFYWYPVDLEVFGVKLFEISVGLLPYPVTFLITDILSEIYGKKKANQVVVAGIFASLFSLLIIYAGKAAPATVWSPVNDETYNLVFGAAPLAVVASMLAYLFAQFIDIRVYHFWKNLTKGKYLWLRNNFSTFTSQFIDTLTVLVLLCSFEIIIWDKFLGLLISGVIFKIIIAALDTPLLYLAVYFFRKRFNLGIGEEIQDI
- a CDS encoding TetR/AcrR family transcriptional regulator, translated to MARKKEYIESEVIDKAMELFWKNGYETTSMHMLEQQMGINKFSIYSSFGSKKGVFLECVKSYRKKLLAITDKLKDSNNGIVGIKEYFYDFLEFAKDNNDFIKGCLVTNAANELNEDSDPVIKNQLSNFTKEIRSLFENNVRQEAGFSEVQIQEQSDYYIVSMFGLSSASRVFNKPQLHIFIENIFSKK
- a CDS encoding M16 family metallopeptidase; amino-acid sequence: MIKNLTFGLLFCILIGCTSSEQESKKVDLKIDYEKITLDNGLDVIFHVDKSDPVVAVELMVHVGSAREIEGRTGFAHLFEHLLFLESENLGKGGLDKMSARIGGSGANGSTSRDRTNYLQTVPSDALEKMIWAEADKLGWFINTVTDPVLAKEKQVVKNEKRQSVDNRPYGHRQYVIGKNLYPKDHPYNWQVIGSLEDLQNATLQDVKNFFKKWYVPNNATLVLSGDLDVTQAKEWVHKYFDEIPKGETIAPIQKRPGIVKETKHIVYEDNFARLPELTLTWPTVEQYHEDAYALDILAEYLSNGKKAPLNKVLVDDLKLTSGTTMFNFNSEIAGQTQLIVRAFSNTKLDEVQKGIYTAFVDFEKNGIPQKDLDRIKAGLETDFYNSLSSVLGKGSRLASYNTYTGNPGYVTKELNETLAVTTTDVMTAYNKYIKDKNYIATSFVPKTQQELALSNSVEANVIEEKIVTGAEESFDSSIAATYEKTPSSFDRSVEPPYGKAPESKTPNVWKDELKNGLKVFGIQSDEVPLVQFNFVIEGGQLLENMDKLGVANLTASLLEKGTKNKDVSQLEDELAQLGASVSIFATKNNIRVFGNTLKRNYKQTLALVQEMLLEPRWDEAEFELLKKGAITNLRSQEASPTSIASNQYNVLIYGKDNIRSKNILGDIKSVESITIDDLKAYYNNFFSPSITTMHVVGDIDKENIMASLQELDKKWMAKEVTIPSFKTPEAPEKSTVYFYDIPNAKQSQLRFGAPALAFNDADYYPATVMNYILGGGGFASQLTQQLREGKGYTYGVRSGFSGGKDKGAFTIGSGVRSNVTLEASQLVKQILENYAKNYSEKDLATTKGFLIKSNARAFETTGAKLRMLENISTYNLANNYMKDREKIVSEMTILRIQELANQYVDPNKMIWLVVGDAETQLKRMKELGFGEPVLLNKLQEKVKQ
- the fabD gene encoding ACP S-malonyltransferase, whose translation is MKAYVFPGQGAQFTGMGLDLYEKSPIAQELFEKANSILGFSITDVMFEGSADELKQTKVTQPAIFLHSVILAKVLGEEFKPDMVAGHSLGELSALVANGVLSFENGLTLVSKRALAMQKACEAQESTMAAVLGLEDAVVEETCNAIDGVVVAANYNCPGQLVISGEIEAINKACEVLKEKGAKRALVLPVGGAFHSPLMEPAREELAKAIEETTFNTPNCPVYQNVAAKAITDPNEIKENLIAQLTAPVKWTQCVQAMIADGATEVIEVGPGKVLQGLMRKIDRSVAASGASFGEE
- a CDS encoding carboxymuconolactone decarboxylase family protein, which gives rise to MSTLTVHTIETAPEKSKGQLEESVKAFGMLPNLHGVLAESPAILEGYKTLHHLFSTQTAFDAEELTVVWQTINVEHECHYCVPAHTAIAHMMKVNPELIDALRNKSAMPNAKLQALYDTTLIILRNRGNISKPELDKFYEAGYTERHVLEIILGLSQKVISNYVNHIANTEVDEPFKKFI
- the galE gene encoding UDP-glucose 4-epimerase GalE, whose product is MKKILVTGGLGFIGSHTAVELQNSGFDVIIIDDLSNARIEVLENIGKITGKVPEFFQLDLKSKAQVTSFFENNHVDGIIHFAAFKAVGESVQKPLDYYENNIGSLVYILQEMRDRKLNNFIFSSSCTVYGQADELPITENAPIKPAESPYGNTKQIGEEIIQDSCKANGLNAIALRYFNPIGAHESAKIGELPLGVPQNLIPYVTQTAAGIREQLSIFGDDYDTPDGTAIRDYIHVVDLAKAHIAALNRLLHQKNETAFEVFNVGTGKGSSVLEIVKAFEKATNQNLNYKIVERRAGDITAAYADTNIANEKLNWKTEKSLEEALLSAWKWQNTQS